The following proteins are co-located in the Diorhabda carinulata isolate Delta chromosome 4, icDioCari1.1, whole genome shotgun sequence genome:
- the LOC130893055 gene encoding piggyBac transposable element-derived protein 4-like: MGSWEKDQARLLKIVEEMNSGSSNSESESDADSAENNNSDSEDDESTTDEEYEAPEEPENDETWHTNTTSIRNFSFDADAAGILLDIEENVSPIQVFEKIWDDQVMEMIIKSTNDYGIKLCNQARPHTRHSRKANFKNTDMIEMRKFLGLCLLQSQLKFSSIRKLFSIDALHYHPAFPSQMSGRRFEQILRCFCVEEENSNDPLRKIKIFLDLLIQKFANVYAPNEALSLDESLLLFRGRLYFRTYMKGKKAKYGIKFYELCSAQGYVLNIEVYKGHRENDENMTTIESLVMRLMQSYLNKGHHLFMDNYYNSLPLSNKLLSKKTHVTGTLRVNRKGLPQEITRRKLRKGEHVWRRQNQTYVSKWKDKRDVLCLTTAYHPSMINTANRRQQEKRKPIEIVNYNQNMSGVDRADQMMSYYSCPRKTIRWYKKVIFHLLDVAVWNSFYIFKEKTGSQMKYIEYREAIIRSLTGIDNKRDGRTLVQFKRAQIQTNEINNYGTQHFPEKISPPENYQQKTYFQRCKQCYKQGIRKETSYCCKNCMSKPALCPAPCFETWHTENNV; encoded by the coding sequence atggGCAGTTGGGAAAAAGATCAGGCTAGGCTGCTGAAGATTGTTGAGGAAATGAATAGTGGATCAAGCAACAGTGAGTCTGAATCTGATGCTGACAGTGCTGAAAATAACAATTCGGATAGTGAAGATGATGAATCAACTACAGATGAGGAATATGAAGCACCAGAAGAACCAGAAAATGATGAGACATGGCATACCAATACAACATCTATAAGAAACTTTTCTTTTGATGCAGATGCCGCTGGGATTCTTTTGGATATAGAAGAAAATGTTTCTCCAATTcaggtttttgaaaaaatatgggaTGACCAAGTAATGGAAATGATTATAAAATCTACGAATGATTACGGCATAAAACTTTGCAATCAAGCACGGCCACATACAAGGCATAGTAGAAAggcaaatttcaaaaatactgaTATGATCGAAATGAGAAAGTTTTTAGGTTTGTGTTTGCTTCAGTCCCAGCTAAAATTCTCCAGCATTAGAAAACTCTTTTCCATTGATGCATTACATTACCACCCAGCATTTCCGTCACAAATGTCTGGAAGGAGGTTTGAGCAAATATTGAGGTGTTTTTGTGTTGAGGAAGAAAATTCAAACGACCCtttgaggaaaataaaaatatttcttgatttgcTCATACAAAAGTTTGCGAATGTATATGCACCAAATGAAGCATTATCATTAGATGAATCGTTGTTATTATTTCGAGGAAGGCTTTATTTTCGCACGTACATGAAAGGCAAAAAGGCAAAATACGGAATTAAATTCTATGAACTTTGTTCAGCCCAAGGTTACGTTTTGAATATAGAAGTATACAAAGGCCATCGAGAAAACGATGAAAACATGACAACTATTGAAAGTCTTGTGATGCGATTGATGCAGTCATACTTAAACAAAGGCCATCATTTGTTCATGGATAATTATTACAACAGTCTACCATTGTCTAACAAATTACTTAGCAAAAAGACACATGTGACAGGAACTCTTCGTGTAAATAGGAAGGGTCTGCCACAAGAAATAACACGTCGTAAGCTTAGAAAAGGAGAACATGTATGGCGACGCCAAAATCAGACTTATGTGTCCAAATGGAAAGATAAACGGGATGTGCTATGTCTAACAACAGCTTACCACCCAAGCATGATAAACACAGCTAACCGGCGACAACAGGAAAAgagaaaaccaattgaaatagtGAATTATAATCAGAATATGTCAGGTGTAGACAGAGCAGATCAGATGATGTCCTATTATTCCTGTCCACGGAAGACAATTAGATGGTATAAAAAGGTAATCTTTCATCTACTGGATGTAGCAGTATGGAATTCTTTCTACATCTTTAAAGAAAAGACAGGTTCTCAAATGAAGTATATAGAGTACAGGGAAGCAATCATACGATCTCTAACTGGTATAGATAATAAACGGGATGGAAGAACTTTGGTTCAATTTAAACGTGCACAAATCCAAACCAATGAAATCAACAACTATGGAACACAGCATTTTCCTGAGAAAATTTCACCTCCTGAaaattatcagcaaaaaacatattttcagcgTTGTAAACAATGTTATAAACAGGGAATAAGGAAGGAAACATCATATTGCTGCAAGAATTGCATGTCAAAACCTGCACTGTGTCCTGCACCATGCTTTGAAACATGGCATACcgaaaataatgtataa
- the LOC130893081 gene encoding aldehyde dehydrogenase, dimeric NADP-preferring-like, producing the protein MSVKNPEHVVNELRNTFNSGKTKSVNYRIKQLKALLNLLDENTDLIADALEKDLRKNKIESILMEIDVVKNEIKYYLMHIHDWTRPEKPTKGLANVLDSVYILNDPYGVVLVLGAWNYPLQLAVSPFAGAICAGNCVLLKPSEVSSATSKFLAEYIPKYLDSDSYKVYEGGVPETTELLKQRFDYIFYTGSPGVGKIILKAASEFLTPVTLELGGKSPVYLDKSAELDVAIRRILWGKCANSGQTCVAPDYLLCSKELEEKIIPIAKNVIKDFFGENPKDSPFYGRIVNDRHFQRLAALIKGANVGCGGDVDPSEKFISPTILTGVKSTDPVMLEEIFGPILPIVNVQNAYEAIEFINSREKPLALYIFSNNKKDIDQILKNTSSGGVCINDTIMHIVPLGLPFGGVGNSGMGKYHGKYSFETFVHKKSVLQKNLSQIGELLGSPKYPPYTQGKLRYLQLMLTPGMDIRGRFMSRLLTFTCGVAFVLLVQYFKNFFKF; encoded by the exons ATGTCTGTAAAAAATCCCGAACATGTTGTTAACGAACTTCGCAATACATTCAACAGCGGTAAAACCAAATCTGTTAATTACaggataaaacaattaaaagcaCTTTTAAATTTATTGGATGAAAATACGGATTTAATTGCGGATGCTTTAGAAAAAGATTTACGAAAAAACAAAATCGAATCTATTCTAATGGAAATAGACGttgtgaaaaatgaaattaaatattatttgatgcATATTCACGACTGGACGAGACCTGAAAAACCTACTAAAGGTTTAGCTAACGTGTTGGATTCTGTGTATATATTAAATGATCCTTATGGTGTTGTACTTGTATTAGGAGCTTGGAATTATCCTTTACAACTTGCCGTATCACCGTTCGCCG GAGCTATTTGTGCTGGAAATTGTGTTCTACTCAAACCTTCTGAAGTATCTTCGGCTACTTCGAAATTTTTGGCAGAGTATATACCTAAATATTTAGATAGTGATTCTTATAAAGTGTACGAGGGAGGTGTGCCAGAAACTACGGAATTGTTAAAACAAagatttgattatatattttacactGGTTCACCTGGAGTTGGGAAAATAATTCTGAAAGCTGCTAGCGAGTTTTTGACTCCTGTCACTTTAGAATTGGGCG GTAAAAGCCCAGTGTATTTGGACAAATCTGCTGAATTGGACGTCGCTATAAGGCGAATATTGTGGGGAAAATGTGCTAATTCAGGTCAAACTTGCGTCGCCCCCGATTATCTATTATGTTCGAaggaattagaagaaaaaataatcccCATTGCTAAAAACGTTATTAAAGATTTCTTCGGTGAAAATCCAAAAGATTCGCCGTTTTATGGACGAATAGTAAACGATAGACACTTCCAACGACTCGCAGCGTTAATTAAAG GTGCCAATGTAGGTTGCGGCGGGGACGTGGATCCAAGTGAAAAGTTTATATCGCCAACTATATTAACCGGGGTGAAGTCTACGGATCCCGTTATGCTAGAAGAAATATTCGGTCCAATATTGCCGATTGTTAACGTCCAAAACGCTTACGAAGCCATCGAATTTATCAATTCTAGAGAAAAACCGCTCGCCCTTTAcatattttcgaataataaGAAAGATATCGATCAGATATTGAAGAATACGTCTTCGGGTGGTGTTTGTATTAATGATACGATAATGCATATCGTACCGTTGGGGTTACCTTTCGGGGGTGTGGGTAACAGCGGAATGGGTAAATATCACGGGAAATATAGTTTCGAAACGTTCGTTCATAAAAAGAGCGTTTTGCAGAAGAATTTGAGTCAGATTGGTGAGTTATTGGGTTCTCCTAAATATCCACCGTATACGCAAGGTAAACTTAGATATTTGCAATTGATGTTGACGCCGGGGATGGATATTAGGGGTAGGTTTATGTCGCGTTTATTAACATTTACATGCGGTGTCGCTTTCGTTCTTTTGGTGcaatattttaagaattttttcaagttttaa